From a region of the Coffea arabica cultivar ET-39 chromosome 3e, Coffea Arabica ET-39 HiFi, whole genome shotgun sequence genome:
- the LOC113717890 gene encoding endochitinase EP3-like, producing MKSFPTIIFSIVVLVGAFPQLISSQNCGCAPDLCCSKFGYCGTGNDYCGSGCQSGPCTAAPSSGNSGVSVADIVTDAFFNGIADQAASSCAGKGFYTRSAFLEALNSYPQFGTVGSVDDSKREIAAFFAHVTHETGHLCYIEEIDGPSKDYCDESNTQYPCVPGKGYYGRGPIQISWNFNYGPAGESIGFNGLSQPETVATDNVISFKTALWYWMNHCHDLITSGQGFGATIRAINGGLECDGANPNTVSARVEYYTEYCNQLGVDPGNNLRC from the exons ATGAAgagttttccaaccatcattTTCTCCATTGTAGTTCTTGTAGGAGCCTTTCCACAGCTGATTTCAAGCCAAAACTGCGGCTGTGCACCAGACTTGTGCTGCAGCAAATTCGGCTATTGCGGTACCGGCAACGACTACTGTGGCTCTGGCTGTCAATCCGGCCCTTGCACCGCAGCTCCGAGCAGTGGTAATAGTGGCGTTTCAGTTGCTGATATTGTGACGGACGCTTTCTTTAATGGGATTGCTGATCAAGCTGCTTCAAGCTGTGCTGGAAAAGGGTTCTATACTCGATCAGCTTTTCTTGAAGCTCTGAACTCGTATCCCCAGTTTGGAACCGTTGGCTCTGTTGATGATTCTAAAAGGGAGATTGCTGCTTTCTTTGCTCATGTCACTCATGAGACTGGAC ATTTGTGCTACATAGAAGAGATAGACGGCCCCTCCAAAGATTACTGTGATGAGAGCAACACTCAGTACCCATGTGTGCCAGGCAAGGGATATTACGGCAGGGGTCCAATACAAATATCATGGAACTTTAACTATGGACCAGCAGGTGAAAGCATTGGATTCAATGGACTCAGCCAACCTGAAACTGTGGCCACAGATAATGTTATTTCATTCAAAACTGCCTTGTGGTATTGGATGAACCATTGTCATGATCTTATCACTTCTGGCCAGGGTTTTGGAGCTACAATTCGTGCCATTAATGGTGGGCTTGAATGTGATGGTGCAAATCCAAACACAGTTAGTGCTCGAGTTGAGTATTATACTGAATATTGTAACCAGTTGGGTGTTGATCCCGGTAATAATCTCAGATGCTAG